GGCAAGAGGCCACGAGGGATATGTCAGGCTCTCCTGGGtccccagctctgggtgctgtcccaggggagcagaggtCCTGCTTGAGTCAATGGGACAGGTGGCCCCATTCCTGTAGAGTCCCTTGCTCAGGATTTTtattacacacacaaaaaaaaaaaaaaaaaaaaagaaaaagaaaaggaaaaaaaaaaaggaaaaaagaaaaaaaaaggaaaaaagagaaaaaaaggaaaaaaaaaagaaaaaagaaaaaaaagaaactaaaacccCGAGGTAAAAACCAAATGCCAGCAATCAGAAGGCTCCTGAGCTGCCTGAGCCTTGTCCTGTCACGAGCTGCCCTCCTCAGTTCGGAGCTGGGAtgtccttgcccaggctctgatcctggctgtccccagcctccctctgcagccactCGGGGGTGCCTCCTCTTCACCTCCCCCTTGCTCTGGGGGGCCCGAATGCCCGAAGCCCAGTGGAGCCGGCTCTGGGGGGCGGCAcggggggtccccagggaggcagggctggctaCATGCGGGAGGACGGGCTGGCCAGCTCGTAGAAGAGCAGGTAGGCATCGCTGCTGCGCACGTGGCTCGAGGACATGGGGGTGACGCTGCAGGGAGGGCAAGAGGAGAGCCGTGAGCAGCGGGGACGgggggccctgggcagggggtgccctgggcagggggtCCCCGCTCATCTGCCCCACCCCAGGCTCACCGGGAGTCGTTGAAGCTGTGCCACTCGCTGGACACGGGGCTCTTGCAGTAGGCTGTGTAGTGTCCCCCCATGGTGGTGCCCGAGTGGTTGGAGACGGCGTAGAGGTTGTAAACGGCGTGgtctgtggggagcaggggtgctgctcagccctgctgccccacagagtgccagcacagagcccccCGCCAcgccagcagctccagcagcctgcaCTCCGTGCCTCCCACCCCTcacccctctgccccccagcagccagggactCGGGGAGCCCAGGAGTCACcaggagctcagggcaggggctgggactcACTGCAGCTCTGCGAGGCGAATTCCCGGAGGTCCAGGTCCTTCAGCGGGAAGTTGACAAAGGTGGTGAGTTTGCTGCTTCGTATCCTGGCCTCGGAGAAGCGCTTCAGGTCTGGAGGGACACGTCAAGGGGCCAAAGGGACAAAGGGGAGCCTGCAGTAACCCATCTCTCCCCCCCaacagcccctgtccccatccctatGCCCAAAGGATACGAAGCACCAGGATCTTGGGGAACTTCTGGatgctgaatttttttgtgCACCTTGTCCTGGCTTTGCAGCGACAACACGTCTGTGGGAGGCAAAAAGCACGAGCAGGAGGGTGAgggcactgcccacagccctggcaaCACAAGCTCAGAGGGGAAGGGCCCCGCCTGCCCCAGGGAGCCCCCCTGCCCCGCACCGGTTTCTCGTCGCCATCCAGCACGTCCTCTTTGGTGAAGAGCCGGAGGCAATCCATGAGCGTCACCTCCCCGTAGCCTTTCTGTGGGAGTACAGTGATGGTTAGGGACAGGGAGtccctgtgggacagggagtgtgggacagggagtccctgtgggatggggagtGGGGGACAGGGATCCTCGGGGCTCCCTCACCTtggggatgggcagggacaggtccCAGAACGGGTCGAAGGCTGTGGAGCAGTAGCCGCACTCGCTGCAGGTCAGAGAACTCTTCAGCTGCCCAACGAAGAGGTCTGGTGgggtgggacagagcagggtgagacccccgggtccccgccctgccctcagcccagccctgtgctcccctccCAGTCCTGCTCACCGCTGATGCGGCTGTCCTCCCTCTCCTGGTACCTCCTCCACATCTGCCGGCTCTTCTCGTCGTCACTGCAAGGacggggacacagcagggcgCTGAGCACGGCCTGGGGGACACCAGCCCCGCCAGCTGGCCCAGAGGGACACCTGTGgtcactgccctgggctggccctgcGGGCAGTGAACCCCCCTGGGCCTTGTGCAGCGCCAGCACTTACGGGAGGTGATCCAGGGTGTCGGTGCTGGCCCGCGGCCGCACCAGCACGCGGTTCACCTCGCTGTGCAGCCCGTCCAGCAGGAACCGCAGGAATTCCTGTGCATCCTGCTGGCTGCAACACACGGGGAATGGCCAGTGAGAGGCTGCAGGGGGCTCAGCGCCCCCCAccaccctgcagccacccccccTTACTTGTAGCCGACGAAGCGTGGGGCGTATCTCTGGATCTGCGTCTTGAACTCGGAGGGGCTCACGCTCTCGTTGGGGGAAGAGGTCCAGAGCAGCTGAATCAGCTTTGCAAactctgcaggaggaggggcaggtcAGCAGCGGAGCTGGCACGGCCGTACCCCCAGGGGGACAAGCTCAGGGCCACACTCTGGGGTCTCAGGGCCTACTCCTCCACTGGCCGGGCTGCCCAACGAGGAGCTTTGGGCAGGGGTCCCAGGGTGTcccagggatgtgctgcaggaattgctgcaggaattgctgcagggaagcccctgcagccagcaggggcCGGGGAGGGGCAGTTACCTGACATGAGCGCCGTGCGCATGCGGCTGTTGTTGTTGAGGTCCCGCAGGTACTGGTTCTGCAGGCAGTAATCCCGCAGCTCCTTGGTGTtgctcaggcactgcaggaTGGAGTTCATGAAGCACTGGGggaggcagaagagaaaaccatGGCAACGGGAAGCAGGGGAGGCAGGCCGTGGCAGGGGGACACCCGGGACGGGCGGGCACAGGACCACAGGATGGGGATGAAGCCCTGAGGAGCAGGGGAAGCTCTTCCTCAGGCAGCACCgtggggagaggggtgcgggtGTTGGGGGCGAGGTGAAGGGACAGGGCTCCCTGTGGCCCACCAGTGTGCCCAGATGAGCCGTGGGCCTGGGGACACACTCACCGTGTTGCCGAGGTTCCGCAGGCCGGTCAGCCCCTGCACGGCCttggagctctgcagagagaaggaa
This DNA window, taken from Prinia subflava isolate CZ2003 ecotype Zambia chromosome 22, Cam_Psub_1.2, whole genome shotgun sequence, encodes the following:
- the USP2 gene encoding ubiquitin carboxyl-terminal hydrolase 2 isoform X1, which translates into the protein MSQLSSTLKRYVDSSRYAETTYSKVPSGYSSYSSYGSTLSTPYADSDKIGFKASYLPSPRYHHAGGLSPTSGYDSSRLYPDASIRLSPSYLRAQPRPPGAGLSGGACYTFAGSPGSPTGYLPSAAPLSRHKSISHSDLAREFSGLHTSDSTYLPAAGALSTRSRPELGNLQGLYQAATHSDYVRGYLEGYGRKSHHGSLSTGHLSPSQATLPPSGSRCGSQPCERSDDLCDASAQEPTSSKAVQGLTGLRNLGNTCFMNSILQCLSNTKELRDYCLQNQYLRDLNNNSRMRTALMSEFAKLIQLLWTSSPNESVSPSEFKTQIQRYAPRFVGYNQQDAQEFLRFLLDGLHSEVNRVLVRPRASTDTLDHLPDDEKSRQMWRRYQEREDSRISDLFVGQLKSSLTCSECGYCSTAFDPFWDLSLPIPKKGYGEVTLMDCLRLFTKEDVLDGDEKPTCCRCKARTRCTKKFSIQKFPKILVLHLKRFSEARIRSSKLTTFVNFPLKDLDLREFASQSCNHAVYNLYAVSNHSGTTMGGHYTAYCKSPVSSEWHSFNDSRVTPMSSSHVRSSDAYLLFYELASPSSRM
- the USP2 gene encoding ubiquitin carboxyl-terminal hydrolase 2 isoform X2, whose protein sequence is MRDSYTVTLPEEPPALPDLHKDLRPRASMPGSLLVSTFVGLVLNKTKSSKAVQGLTGLRNLGNTCFMNSILQCLSNTKELRDYCLQNQYLRDLNNNSRMRTALMSEFAKLIQLLWTSSPNESVSPSEFKTQIQRYAPRFVGYNQQDAQEFLRFLLDGLHSEVNRVLVRPRASTDTLDHLPDDEKSRQMWRRYQEREDSRISDLFVGQLKSSLTCSECGYCSTAFDPFWDLSLPIPKKGYGEVTLMDCLRLFTKEDVLDGDEKPTCCRCKARTRCTKKFSIQKFPKILVLHLKRFSEARIRSSKLTTFVNFPLKDLDLREFASQSCNHAVYNLYAVSNHSGTTMGGHYTAYCKSPVSSEWHSFNDSRVTPMSSSHVRSSDAYLLFYELASPSSRM